The Pangasianodon hypophthalmus isolate fPanHyp1 chromosome 5, fPanHyp1.pri, whole genome shotgun sequence genome includes a window with the following:
- the LOC113526273 gene encoding SPEG neighbor protein, which produces MSKVKAAPPPGCTINVNDPQVQEAAIRIQASYRGHRSRKELREKGPPKFLQELKDVLLLEGSAAKLECRVSAFPDPFIIWSKDGKELKDGPKYRYVFEDPDVVALVVRDGELADLGRYTVTIKNPFGQTSGSACIIVEVPAKVTKGPDSIKGRRGNTVVLKAEISGEPPPDVGWLKDGDDIEEDDRVFFDVGDTNTILTIKSARPSDSGKYEVFVENNLGTDQSFARVDIL; this is translated from the exons ATGTCCAAAGTCAAGGCTGCACCCCCACCAGGGTGCACAATCAACGTCAATGACCCTCAAGTACAAGAGGCAGCTATCCGCATCCAGGCTTCATATCGGGGCCATCG GTCGAGGAAAGAGCTACGTGAAAAAGGGCCGCCAAAGTTTCTGCAGGAGCTAAAAGACGTGCTCTTGTTGGAAGGAAGTGCGGCAAAGTTGGAGTGCCGAGTCAGCGCTTTCCCTGACCCCTTCATCATCTGGTCAAAAGATGGAAAAGAGCTTAAAGATGGACCCAAGTATCGCTATGTGTTTGAGGACCCTGATGTTGTGGCGCTGGTGGTGCGTGATGGAGAGTTAGCAGATCTCGGCAGATACACTGTTACGATTAAAAACCCCTTTGGTCAGACATCGGGCTCTGCCTGTATCATAGTGGAGG TACCAGCTAAGGTGACCAAGGGACCGGACAGCATAAAAGGCAGGAGAGGGAACACGGTGGTGCTGAAGGCGGAGATCAGTGGGGAACCACCCCCTGACGTTGGCTGGCTCAAGGATGGAGACGATATAGAGGAAGACGACAG AGTATTTTTCGATGTAGGTGACACCAACACCATTCTCACCATCAAAAGTGCACGGCCATCGGATTCGGGAAAGTATGAGGTGTTCGTGGAGAACAACTTGGGAACGGATCAGTCCTTCGCTCGAGTGGACATCCTGTGA